In a single window of the Drosophila albomicans strain 15112-1751.03 chromosome 3, ASM965048v2, whole genome shotgun sequence genome:
- the LOC117570481 gene encoding uncharacterized protein F58A4.6-like yields the protein MRLIVCVCDYWQRRHYYNRPLTKAIQMESTDEGKQLAKHKLMRRLSVQLDAVSGNYLLREVLQQSVLQHQLQHNLGVQLLWLSLQPPARLDIDYKWTQMLSHTIAEHVQLDQLMCWLSTLGGGYSSLGDQFTRCAEAAGKISLQQLSIGMRLRNPLMQARCKLYYSISLIQRGELRQAKQLIRNQYRLACGQNDQRLKRMCHGVWERLRYEYGERQRKAIK from the coding sequence ATGAGATTAATTGTGTGCGTCTGCGACTATTGGCAACGGCGTCATTATTATAATCGCCCCCTGACCAAGGCAATCCAAATGGAATCAACTGACGAGGGAAAGCAACTGGCTAAGCATAAACTTATGCGTCGACTTTCCGTGCAACTGGACGCTGTTAGTGGCAACTATTTGTTGCGCGAAGTACTGCAGCAAAGCGTCCTGCAACACCAGCTACAACACAATCTGGGCGTGCAACTCTTGTGGCTATCGTTGCAGCCACCTGCGAGACTTGACATCGATTACAAGTGGACACAAATGCTGTCGCACACCATTGCGGAGCACGTGCAATTGGACCAACTGATGTGCTGGCTGTCCACTCTGGGTGGCGGCTATTCATCGCTGGGCGATCAATTTACGCGCTGCGCTGAGGCAGCTGGCAAGATTTCATTGCAGCAGCTGAGCATTGGTATGCGACTGAGGAATCCCTTGATGCAGGCGCGTTGCAAGCTCTATTACAGCATTTCCCTCATTCAGCGTGGGGAATTGAGGCAAGCCAAGCAGCTGATAAGGAATCAATATCGCTTAGCTTGCGGGCAAAACGATCAGCGTTTGAAGAGAATGTGTCACGGCGTCTGGGAACGATTGCGTTATGAATACGGGGAGCGTCAGAGGAAGGCTATAAAATAG